From Psychrobium sp. MM17-31, the proteins below share one genomic window:
- a CDS encoding prepilin-type N-terminal cleavage/methylation domain-containing protein, whose translation MNRNLGFTLIELIIVIIILSILAITALPRFIDFSKDARIAAVTAEARALESGVNLARQKWRLLGSPRAKDARDDVQLWGNSSAGQIDFNIQGWPAQSYAFGDSVLTNDGPDDCLSLYQALVENGDEKAALNQDATFQVTKSSGNCTYTLVADSSLGIYYDPLTGQVSVFGN comes from the coding sequence GTGAATCGTAATTTAGGTTTTACTCTTATTGAATTAATTATCGTCATTATCATTTTGTCGATACTGGCGATTACAGCGCTGCCCAGATTTATTGACTTTTCTAAAGATGCACGCATTGCAGCGGTGACAGCAGAGGCTAGAGCGTTAGAATCGGGAGTTAACCTCGCTCGTCAGAAATGGCGACTATTAGGCTCACCACGCGCTAAAGACGCCCGTGATGATGTGCAACTCTGGGGCAACAGCAGCGCGGGGCAAATTGATTTTAATATTCAAGGTTGGCCCGCACAAAGTTACGCTTTTGGTGATAGTGTCCTCACCAATGATGGTCCAGATGACTGCCTGTCGCTCTATCAAGCACTCGTAGAAAACGGTGATGAAAAAGCAGCTCTCAATCAAGACGCAACATTCCAAGTCACTAAAAGCAGTGGCAACTGTACCTACACTTTAGTTGCCGATTCGAGTTTAGGTATTTATTACGACCCGTTAACTGGACAAGTTAGCGTTTTTGGCAACTGA
- a CDS encoding Na(+)-translocating NADH-quinone reductase subunit A, with product MITIKKGLDLPIAGLPQQVIHDGPSIKQVATLGEEFFGMRPTMKVRVGDTVKKGQVIFEDKKNPGVVYTASASGVVSQINRGAKRAFLSLVIDVQGEEQETFQSFPATELAQLERSVVVDNLVKSGQWPSLRTRPFSKVPAIDSEPSAIFVSAMDTNPLAADPAVIINENSQDFINGLTVLSRLTSGKVFVGKKAGVEVPNSNVSSVEQHEFAGVHPAGLVGTHIHFLHPVSAERTVWTLGYQDVIAFGKLFTTGEIHTDRVVSLAGPGVKNPRLVRTRMGASTTDLTAGELVDGDLRVVSGSILQGATAEGAVAFLGRYANQVSVLAEGREKEFMGWMKAGKNVVSITRSYISHLSPKRLLNLTTTTNGSDRAMVPIGSYERVMPLDILPTMLLRDLCAGDNDGAQALGCLELDEEDLALCTFVCPGKYDHGQILRERLTTIEKEG from the coding sequence ATGATTACAATAAAAAAAGGTCTGGACCTGCCTATCGCAGGATTACCCCAGCAAGTAATCCATGATGGTCCGTCCATCAAACAAGTTGCGACATTGGGTGAAGAGTTTTTTGGCATGCGTCCTACGATGAAAGTTCGTGTTGGCGATACTGTCAAAAAAGGTCAGGTAATTTTCGAAGATAAGAAAAATCCTGGCGTAGTTTATACTGCTTCAGCTAGTGGTGTCGTATCACAAATCAACCGCGGTGCTAAACGAGCATTTTTGTCTCTAGTTATCGATGTTCAAGGTGAAGAGCAAGAAACTTTCCAAAGTTTCCCAGCAACTGAGCTAGCGCAATTAGAGCGCAGCGTTGTTGTTGACAACCTTGTAAAATCGGGACAATGGCCATCGCTACGTACGCGTCCTTTCTCAAAGGTGCCTGCGATTGATTCTGAACCTTCAGCGATTTTCGTTTCAGCAATGGATACTAATCCATTAGCAGCGGATCCTGCGGTAATTATCAACGAGAACTCTCAAGATTTTATCAATGGTTTAACCGTGTTATCACGTTTAACTAGCGGTAAAGTATTCGTTGGTAAAAAAGCTGGCGTTGAAGTTCCAAACAGCAATGTAAGCAGTGTTGAACAACACGAATTTGCGGGTGTTCACCCTGCAGGTCTTGTTGGTACTCACATTCACTTCTTGCACCCAGTAAGTGCTGAGCGCACAGTATGGACGCTTGGTTACCAAGACGTTATCGCCTTTGGTAAGTTATTCACGACTGGTGAAATTCACACTGACCGCGTAGTTTCTCTTGCAGGTCCTGGTGTTAAGAACCCACGTTTAGTACGCACTCGCATGGGCGCTAGCACAACTGATTTAACCGCTGGTGAATTAGTTGACGGCGACTTACGTGTTGTTTCTGGTTCTATCCTACAAGGCGCTACTGCTGAAGGTGCTGTTGCATTCTTAGGTCGTTACGCCAACCAAGTTAGCGTATTAGCGGAAGGCCGTGAAAAAGAATTCATGGGCTGGATGAAAGCTGGTAAAAACGTAGTGTCTATCACGCGTTCTTACATCTCTCATTTATCGCCTAAGCGTTTACTTAACCTAACTACTACTACTAACGGTAGTGATCGTGCCATGGTGCCAATCGGTAGCTACGAGCGCGTTATGCCATTAGATATTTTACCAACGATGTTACTGCGTGACCTTTGCGCTGGTGATAACGATGGTGCTCAAGCATTAGGTTGTTTAGAGCTAGACGAAGAAGATTTAGCACTATGTACCTTCGTATGTCCAGGTAAGTACGACCACGGTCAGATCTTACGTGAGCGACTAACGACTATTGAGAAGGAAGGTTAA
- a CDS encoding 2-dehydropantoate 2-reductase, with amino-acid sequence MPKPVSQHICIIGHGAIGLLWGHHLTAAGHQITFISRRQQLPASKQRISSYNGIESVNEFTFSHQLPQDCDLVLVTTKAYQVHGALAPFLADINVPIILLHNGMGAVEALPLTAHQQVMLATTTHGALIDENSLSHTGLGNTIIGNYQGLTDRQLEHWQQLLKSALPTVEIHHNIQLPLLLKLAINCVINPLTAIHQCKNGELLSPKFDSQIDKLIHEIQQVISQLEPNWHHDKASLKQAVLDVANATANNYSSMAQDVKYCRTTEIEFINGYILTQAKRLKISLPENENLIIRLANANK; translated from the coding sequence ATGCCTAAGCCAGTTAGTCAACACATTTGCATCATAGGTCACGGTGCCATCGGACTGCTATGGGGTCACCATCTCACAGCGGCAGGACATCAAATTACATTCATAAGTCGTCGCCAGCAACTGCCGGCTTCGAAGCAGCGCATTAGCAGCTATAACGGAATAGAATCAGTCAACGAGTTCACTTTCAGCCATCAACTGCCACAAGATTGTGATTTGGTATTAGTTACCACCAAGGCCTACCAAGTACATGGCGCGCTTGCGCCTTTTTTAGCAGATATAAACGTGCCTATTATCTTGTTGCACAATGGCATGGGCGCGGTGGAAGCATTGCCATTAACAGCGCATCAACAGGTCATGCTAGCCACTACTACTCATGGTGCACTCATCGATGAAAATAGTCTTAGTCATACAGGACTCGGTAATACAATAATAGGTAACTATCAAGGGCTAACTGATAGACAACTAGAGCATTGGCAACAACTACTTAAGTCGGCGCTACCTACCGTCGAAATTCATCATAATATTCAGCTGCCATTATTACTCAAACTCGCCATTAATTGCGTAATCAATCCTCTCACAGCGATTCACCAGTGCAAAAATGGCGAGTTACTATCTCCCAAATTCGATAGCCAAATCGATAAGCTCATTCACGAAATTCAGCAGGTAATTAGCCAGTTAGAACCCAATTGGCATCATGACAAAGCCTCTCTAAAACAAGCAGTTTTGGATGTAGCAAACGCTACTGCTAATAATTATTCTTCGATGGCGCAAGATGTAAAATACTGCCGAACAACAGAAATCGAATTTATTAATGGTTATATTTTAACTCAAGCAAAACGCCTCAAGATATCGTTACCGGAAAATGAGAATCTAATAATACGGCTAGCTAATGCAAATAAATAA
- a CDS encoding DEAD/DEAH box helicase: MTFIQLGLNQQLQDNLTALEYEKPTPVQEKAIPLILQGRDVMAGAQTGTGKTGAFALPIIEQLVKAPRADKAVRALVLTPTRELAQQVKKSFKRYSKGTDLFIELAYGGVSLNPQIDALKNGCDVLVATPGRLLDLLFKGTFDLDALQFLVFDEADRMLDMGFIVDIKRILKRVPDSRQTMLFSATFDDAIIDLSKRLLNKPELIEVAQRNATASQIEQIVYNVDEDKKRELTSFMIGSKNWQQVLIFVRTRQGADVLAKEMCKDGVKTAAIHGDKSQGARDKVLEEFKSGKTRALVATDVAARGLDIAQLNYVINYELPYIAEDYIHRIGRTGRAGNAGHAVSLMSIDEEWLLEEIEAIIGDKLPQAWYPGYEPDLTKTSSVKKNSKSAQKRRTRERASGKRQSGSNKHRNRSGGRRR, from the coding sequence ATGACTTTTATTCAATTAGGCCTTAATCAACAACTTCAAGATAATCTCACTGCTTTGGAATATGAAAAACCAACGCCGGTGCAAGAGAAAGCGATTCCGCTTATTTTGCAAGGTCGTGATGTGATGGCTGGGGCGCAAACAGGAACTGGTAAAACTGGTGCCTTTGCGCTGCCGATTATCGAACAGCTGGTTAAGGCTCCCCGTGCTGACAAAGCTGTTCGTGCGTTAGTGCTTACCCCGACGCGTGAGCTTGCACAGCAGGTTAAGAAAAGTTTTAAACGCTACAGTAAAGGCACTGATTTATTTATCGAACTTGCCTATGGTGGTGTGAGCTTAAACCCGCAAATTGACGCGCTTAAAAACGGTTGTGACGTGTTGGTGGCTACGCCGGGACGTTTGCTTGATTTGCTTTTTAAAGGTACTTTCGATTTAGACGCGCTGCAGTTTTTAGTGTTCGATGAAGCAGATCGCATGCTGGACATGGGCTTTATTGTCGATATCAAACGCATTCTAAAACGCGTGCCAGATTCACGCCAAACCATGCTATTTTCAGCGACCTTTGATGATGCCATCATCGATCTATCTAAACGCTTACTCAACAAGCCTGAACTGATTGAAGTAGCGCAGCGCAATGCGACAGCTTCGCAGATTGAGCAGATTGTTTATAACGTCGATGAAGACAAAAAGCGTGAATTAACCTCCTTTATGATTGGCTCGAAAAATTGGCAACAGGTGCTGATTTTCGTGCGAACTCGTCAAGGGGCGGACGTCCTTGCTAAAGAAATGTGTAAAGACGGCGTGAAGACGGCGGCGATCCATGGCGATAAATCCCAAGGTGCTCGCGATAAGGTGTTGGAAGAGTTTAAATCGGGCAAGACAAGAGCTTTAGTTGCTACTGATGTAGCGGCGCGCGGGCTGGATATTGCTCAGCTTAATTATGTGATTAATTATGAGCTGCCATACATTGCCGAAGATTATATTCATCGCATTGGCCGGACTGGCAGAGCTGGCAATGCAGGACACGCGGTGTCGTTGATGAGTATTGATGAAGAGTGGTTACTGGAAGAAATCGAAGCAATTATTGGCGATAAACTGCCACAAGCTTGGTATCCGGGTTATGAGCCTGATCTTACTAAAACCAGCAGCGTGAAAAAGAACAGCAAATCAGCGCAGAAACGCCGCACGCGCGAACGCGCCAGTGGTAAACGTCAATCGGGTTCTAATAAGCACCGCAATCGCAGTGGCGGCCGCAGGCGTTAA
- a CDS encoding YajG family lipoprotein yields MKKLAFISLLAASIVGCSAAPSHFIVNTSPAITTNTPVLKNIAINVNDPRSRQAILRTTNDGKHSYMSAPIATTQLVKQGLASHFRQQLAVGLSPMSAQTLNITIDKMAMKLDQGLVSYEAQSLIVFNVSINNGTKTLTKSFKRQGTNKGPLKADIAVLESEFSGLLQQLYNDIAQDAQVKSYLNI; encoded by the coding sequence ATGAAAAAACTCGCCTTTATTAGCCTGTTGGCAGCCAGCATTGTTGGCTGTAGTGCAGCACCAAGCCACTTTATCGTTAATACATCGCCAGCTATTACAACTAATACACCGGTGCTTAAAAACATCGCTATTAACGTTAATGATCCTCGTAGTCGGCAAGCTATTTTACGCACCACTAACGATGGTAAGCACAGCTATATGTCAGCGCCAATCGCAACAACACAGTTAGTAAAGCAAGGCTTAGCTAGTCATTTTCGTCAGCAACTTGCCGTTGGTCTTAGCCCAATGAGCGCGCAAACACTAAATATCACCATCGACAAAATGGCGATGAAACTCGATCAAGGGTTGGTAAGTTATGAAGCGCAAAGTCTAATCGTATTTAATGTCAGCATTAATAACGGTACCAAAACCCTCACTAAATCTTTTAAACGCCAAGGAACGAATAAAGGCCCATTAAAAGCAGATATTGCAGTGCTGGAAAGTGAGTTTAGCGGACTATTACAACAGCTTTATAATGACATCGCGCAAGACGCCCAAGTTAAAAGCTACCTAAACATTTAA
- a CDS encoding TonB-dependent receptor, which produces MTTTSHSFVHVRKTLVAIAVGMSCAGVAVAKEQPKTISLIKKPISLVKNKKKPVEKKQANDAKESMLYSDIARTLNQLPGIFAVNRLPNDVSPIISHHSHLLTHNVSLESDNISWSPLPYFFPNLTTITPLFLENARVEGAITGVTFPSSHAAGLVSERPAIEDSANLALTIGSFAQRGIVIDHGSQRDNFGHRLYVNKRQQDSHRKFSDGEQGRFDSNEVMIKMHEISAANNGKNKQTTQLMLHYQDYHNDESLIGISDTDFNAKPTHRYSATRGDYVSGDDLLFGVRHQTTLFAGEQVTTDVHYRRGAINNRQTDSVSGNHFLLTAPLLAIYEGNPIGNQSINKELVDSTYTSSGIRMDIEQQMGRHQFNMGWVYQKEELEQTTLTEDYQLDSNLALTLQESDNSAENLEFEARINAFYLTDKWRNGDWQVDAGVRWVKFDDRRQNNDIQRYSRQDDNHTLFNLQLSYQFTPNLFGFVGARQGVSGDISVYSPKLAKLNNQAAIGVVYKDDTSFVSLTGYAREFDNALTRCGETDACLALDNDSTDIEVNAIELTGGYQFDFDSFSLPISFNYTQRDASYTLDAQQLNLGLQRGDELIHLPKQQFNAKLGMQFDNLYVGSRIQYRSELRKTSGQEPLTSVNSHEAVTLVDLTASYQFDNKHRLSLTVENATDKEYVEHSLFGSNMMARTRHTSLTYQYKF; this is translated from the coding sequence ATGACAACAACGAGTCACTCTTTTGTTCACGTCCGAAAGACGTTGGTAGCGATTGCAGTCGGAATGAGTTGTGCGGGAGTCGCTGTTGCTAAAGAGCAGCCAAAAACGATTTCTTTAATAAAAAAGCCAATTTCTTTGGTGAAGAATAAAAAGAAGCCTGTTGAGAAAAAACAGGCTAATGATGCTAAAGAGTCGATGCTCTATAGTGATATTGCTCGAACACTTAATCAATTACCGGGGATTTTCGCGGTAAATCGGCTACCAAATGATGTCAGTCCTATTATTTCCCATCACAGCCACCTATTGACTCACAATGTGTCATTGGAGAGCGACAATATAAGTTGGTCACCACTGCCTTATTTTTTTCCGAACTTGACAACTATTACGCCATTATTTTTGGAAAATGCTCGTGTTGAGGGTGCCATTACTGGTGTGACATTTCCTTCATCACATGCCGCTGGCCTAGTGAGTGAACGACCTGCGATAGAAGATAGCGCTAATCTTGCGTTAACTATCGGCTCATTTGCTCAGCGTGGAATAGTGATTGACCATGGCAGTCAGCGTGATAATTTCGGTCATCGATTGTATGTGAATAAACGCCAACAAGACTCACATCGCAAGTTTAGTGATGGTGAGCAAGGTCGCTTCGACTCGAATGAAGTGATGATTAAAATGCACGAAATTAGTGCGGCTAACAATGGTAAAAATAAGCAAACTACGCAATTAATGCTGCACTATCAAGACTATCACAATGATGAGTCTTTGATTGGAATTAGCGATACAGATTTTAATGCAAAGCCGACCCACAGATACAGCGCAACTCGCGGTGATTATGTTAGTGGCGACGACTTACTATTTGGTGTACGCCATCAAACAACCTTATTTGCTGGCGAGCAGGTGACGACTGATGTCCACTATCGCCGCGGTGCTATCAACAATAGGCAAACAGATAGTGTATCAGGCAATCATTTTTTATTAACCGCGCCTTTATTAGCAATCTATGAAGGTAATCCGATTGGTAACCAAAGCATTAATAAAGAGTTAGTTGATTCAACATATACATCGTCTGGAATACGTATGGATATTGAACAGCAGATGGGGCGCCATCAGTTCAATATGGGATGGGTGTATCAAAAAGAAGAATTAGAGCAAACAACGCTAACTGAAGATTATCAACTAGACAGTAATCTAGCGCTAACGCTGCAAGAAAGTGATAATAGCGCTGAAAATTTAGAGTTTGAAGCGAGAATTAACGCTTTTTATCTTACTGATAAGTGGCGCAATGGTGATTGGCAGGTCGACGCCGGTGTTCGTTGGGTTAAGTTTGACGACCGCCGTCAAAATAATGATATTCAACGTTACAGTCGACAAGATGACAATCACACGCTATTTAACTTGCAGTTGAGCTATCAATTTACGCCAAATCTGTTTGGCTTTGTTGGCGCAAGGCAGGGAGTGAGTGGTGATATTTCAGTGTACTCGCCGAAATTGGCAAAGCTCAACAATCAGGCCGCTATTGGGGTTGTGTATAAAGATGATACGTCTTTCGTTTCTTTAACTGGCTATGCGCGTGAATTTGATAACGCGTTGACGCGCTGTGGTGAAACAGATGCCTGCTTAGCCTTGGATAATGATTCTACCGATATCGAAGTTAATGCGATTGAGCTAACTGGTGGATATCAATTTGATTTTGATAGCTTTAGCTTGCCAATATCCTTTAATTATACTCAGCGAGATGCTTCTTATACGCTAGATGCTCAACAATTAAATTTGGGGCTACAACGTGGTGATGAGCTGATTCATCTACCTAAGCAACAGTTTAATGCCAAGCTAGGGATGCAGTTTGATAATCTTTATGTAGGTAGCAGAATTCAATATCGCAGTGAGTTAAGAAAAACCTCTGGTCAGGAGCCGTTAACTTCCGTTAATAGTCACGAAGCGGTAACCTTAGTCGATCTGACTGCGAGCTATCAGTTTGATAATAAACATCGCTTATCTCTTACCGTTGAAAATGCAACAGACAAGGAATATGTAGAACATTCACTATTCGGTAGCAATATGATGGCACGAACTCGCCACACTAGCCTGACCTATCAATATAAATTTTAG
- a CDS encoding YajQ family cyclic di-GMP-binding protein, which translates to MPSFDVVSEIEITEVRNAVDNSNRELATRFDFRGKDATFELNGEVAVLKAEDEFQINQMLDIFRANLVRRNVDTKAMEVDEKPTHSGKTFSSNVKFKQGIEALVAKKLVKEIKASKIKVQVAIQGEKLRVTGKKRDDLQAVMALIRQSDAEQPFQFENFRD; encoded by the coding sequence ATGCCATCATTTGATGTTGTATCAGAGATTGAAATCACTGAAGTAAGAAATGCGGTTGATAATTCAAATCGCGAACTAGCAACCCGCTTTGATTTTCGCGGTAAAGACGCGACTTTCGAGTTAAACGGAGAAGTTGCGGTATTAAAAGCGGAAGATGAATTTCAAATCAATCAAATGCTTGATATCTTTCGCGCCAATCTAGTACGTCGCAATGTGGATACTAAGGCGATGGAAGTTGATGAAAAACCAACGCATTCAGGTAAAACTTTCTCGAGTAACGTTAAATTCAAGCAAGGTATCGAAGCCTTGGTTGCTAAAAAATTAGTGAAAGAAATTAAGGCCTCTAAAATTAAAGTTCAGGTGGCTATTCAGGGAGAAAAGCTACGTGTCACTGGTAAAAAACGCGATGATTTACAAGCGGTTATGGCGTTGATTCGTCAAAGTGATGCTGAGCAACCATTCCAGTTTGAGAACTTTAGAGACTAA
- a CDS encoding AmpG family muropeptide MFS transporter codes for MTALSMKEAIFNRRMLICIFTGFSSGLPLFVLYQLVPGWLRDEGVSLAEIGLFSLIGIPYVWKFVWSPALDRFSFPFLGRRRGWMLITQIALLISIGVFGFINPTLNIWSVAYLAAAVAFFSASQDIVIDAYRRELLSDQELGLGNSLSVQAYRISGLVPGSLAFILADHMPWSTVFLVVAAFMAIGIIVTLCIKEAHIAANTPKSLQEAVVLPFKDFIGREGIKSALFILSFLFLYKLGDSMATALQTPFFIDLGFTKTQIGVVAKTASLVAMTVGLIVGGLVMLKLSISRALWLFGFVQIISILGFAALAEIGNNVYALAFAMGFEYLGVGLGTAAFVAFMAKQTNPTFAATQFALFSALTALPRTFANATTGLIVEQIGWTGFYFLCVGLAVPGMLMLFKVAPWHDKEVEGSKEANQT; via the coding sequence ATGACCGCACTGTCCATGAAAGAGGCGATTTTTAATCGCCGCATGTTAATTTGTATCTTTACCGGCTTTAGCTCGGGTCTGCCTTTATTTGTACTGTATCAGCTAGTGCCGGGCTGGCTCAGGGACGAAGGGGTGAGTTTAGCGGAAATTGGTCTTTTTTCGTTGATTGGCATTCCTTATGTGTGGAAATTTGTGTGGTCACCTGCACTTGATCGCTTTAGCTTTCCGTTTTTAGGGCGGCGCCGTGGTTGGATGCTAATTACTCAAATCGCGCTACTGATATCCATTGGGGTATTTGGCTTTATTAACCCCACCCTCAATATTTGGTCAGTCGCTTATTTAGCAGCTGCCGTTGCCTTTTTTAGCGCTAGCCAAGATATTGTCATTGATGCGTATCGGCGTGAGCTTTTATCAGATCAAGAGCTTGGATTAGGTAATTCGTTGAGTGTTCAGGCTTATCGAATTTCGGGACTTGTGCCGGGCTCGCTTGCTTTTATTCTCGCTGATCACATGCCGTGGAGCACGGTATTTTTAGTTGTCGCTGCATTTATGGCAATAGGTATTATTGTCACCTTGTGTATCAAAGAAGCGCATATTGCTGCCAATACGCCAAAGTCTTTGCAAGAAGCGGTGGTATTGCCTTTTAAAGACTTCATTGGTCGCGAAGGTATTAAAAGCGCGTTGTTTATTTTATCGTTTTTATTTTTGTATAAACTCGGCGATAGCATGGCAACGGCGTTGCAAACCCCCTTTTTTATCGATCTCGGTTTTACTAAAACTCAAATTGGCGTCGTTGCCAAGACGGCGAGTTTAGTGGCGATGACCGTTGGGTTGATCGTTGGCGGTTTGGTGATGCTCAAGCTTAGCATTAGTAGGGCGTTGTGGTTGTTTGGTTTTGTGCAAATTATCAGTATTTTGGGCTTTGCAGCGCTGGCAGAAATTGGTAATAACGTCTATGCACTAGCCTTTGCGATGGGCTTTGAATATTTAGGTGTTGGTCTTGGCACTGCCGCATTCGTTGCTTTTATGGCGAAACAAACCAACCCAACATTTGCCGCTACGCAATTTGCCTTGTTTAGCGCGTTAACCGCGTTGCCAAGAACTTTTGCTAATGCGACAACGGGACTGATTGTTGAGCAGATTGGCTGGACAGGATTTTACTTTTTGTGCGTAGGACTCGCAGTGCCGGGTATGTTAATGCTGTTTAAAGTAGCACCTTGGCACGATAAAGAAGTAGAAGGCAGTAAAGAAGCTAATCAAACGTAA
- a CDS encoding methyltransferase: MNTILTINSKELRLNRFPPSNDKNLQAWDSSDEYVINYLVEQQLQPSKILIINDTFGTLACALSEHELYWQTDSRVAQCAVEQNLSDNFLYPSIEYLDSLTTPSVTPDVVLLKLPKSNALLAQQLQQINQVMGPNTQVIGFAKAKDVHTSGLKLFEKYIGTTTTSLAKKKSRLIFSTPTAQKLTNDDQQLIEWPLENTDYTIANHAGVFANSKLDIGARLMLENLPSNLDDGYAIDLGCGNGVLGLMLADKNPQATIRFTDESFMAIASAKLNCDNAFGSTERFEFDWHDCLSDYDYDQADLIICNPPFHQLKTVTDHIAWQMFNDAYRTLKHGGKLRIVGNRHLGYHIKLQRIFDNCTTIASNSKFVILEATKA, translated from the coding sequence ATGAACACAATACTGACCATCAACTCAAAAGAGCTTCGCCTCAACCGTTTCCCTCCTTCAAATGATAAAAATCTCCAAGCGTGGGACTCAAGCGATGAGTACGTTATAAACTATTTAGTTGAGCAGCAATTGCAGCCGAGCAAGATTCTAATAATCAATGACACATTCGGCACCCTTGCTTGCGCACTTAGCGAACATGAACTTTATTGGCAAACAGACTCGCGTGTCGCACAATGTGCTGTTGAACAAAATCTCTCAGACAATTTCCTATACCCATCAATTGAGTATTTAGATAGCCTTACAACGCCTAGCGTAACGCCTGACGTTGTGCTGTTAAAACTTCCAAAGAGCAATGCACTGCTAGCACAGCAATTACAACAAATTAATCAGGTAATGGGCCCTAATACTCAGGTCATTGGTTTTGCCAAGGCGAAAGATGTTCATACATCCGGTTTAAAACTTTTTGAAAAATATATCGGCACCACAACAACTTCGCTTGCTAAGAAGAAGTCTCGATTAATTTTCTCCACACCAACAGCTCAAAAGCTTACAAATGATGATCAACAGTTAATTGAGTGGCCGCTTGAAAACACCGACTACACTATTGCAAATCACGCCGGTGTTTTTGCCAACAGCAAGTTAGATATTGGCGCGCGCTTAATGCTCGAAAACCTACCGTCAAACTTAGATGATGGCTATGCCATTGATTTAGGTTGTGGCAACGGCGTATTAGGATTGATGTTGGCGGACAAAAATCCACAGGCAACGATTCGCTTTACCGATGAATCGTTCATGGCGATCGCCAGTGCTAAACTCAACTGTGATAATGCTTTTGGAAGCACTGAGCGCTTTGAGTTTGATTGGCACGACTGTTTAAGCGACTACGATTATGACCAAGCTGATTTGATTATCTGTAATCCACCGTTTCATCAGCTAAAAACCGTCACAGATCACATTGCTTGGCAGATGTTTAACGACGCCTATCGCACTCTGAAACACGGCGGTAAATTACGCATCGTTGGCAATCGTCATCTTGGCTATCACATTAAGTTACAGCGAATTTTTGACAACTGCACCACAATCGCATCAAATAGCAAGTTCGTGATTTTAGAAGCCACTAAAGCATAG
- a CDS encoding VanZ family protein yields MASFISSLWHNRTFSLSVLVLSLAIFSYLFFSKQSLPPGVPHSDKYGHVIVFFCLSVLMYRCFNFSRLWQIIILVGYGVAVECVQYYIPYRSSGLDDVLADALGVVLFYALTLMPSVRNLFGKSNA; encoded by the coding sequence TTGGCGTCTTTTATCAGCTCACTTTGGCACAATCGCACCTTTTCGCTGTCGGTGCTCGTCTTATCCCTTGCCATCTTTTCATATCTATTTTTTAGTAAGCAAAGCCTACCGCCGGGTGTGCCCCATTCTGATAAATACGGCCATGTCATTGTTTTCTTCTGCTTGAGCGTATTGATGTATCGCTGTTTCAATTTCTCTCGTCTGTGGCAAATCATAATTTTGGTAGGCTATGGCGTAGCCGTTGAGTGTGTGCAGTATTACATCCCTTACCGCTCAAGCGGGCTCGATGATGTATTGGCAGATGCTCTAGGGGTTGTTCTTTTCTACGCACTCACTCTCATGCCAAGTGTTCGAAACCTGTTTGGCAAAAGTAATGCCTAA
- a CDS encoding peptidylprolyl isomerase, translating to MFRHLFVALIATVTLSTSLHAADKKNQTLDLRQQYRGADILPENGFPQVKLVTSMGDIVVELNRDRAPVTANNFLWLVKNKEYDNTIFHRIIKNFVVQGGGVAPDMTSKPDNYLIVNESGNGLTNDFGTIAMARETEPHSASRQFYFNVNPEGNRNLNPNSRRWGYTVFGEVINGIEVLEQMAQVHVGTDSKKGWDDVPLTKIYLKSATIINP from the coding sequence ATATTTCGTCATCTATTCGTCGCCTTGATAGCTACAGTAACACTAAGTACTAGCCTGCACGCCGCTGATAAAAAGAATCAAACCTTAGACCTACGTCAGCAATACCGCGGCGCAGATATTCTGCCTGAAAACGGTTTCCCTCAAGTCAAGCTAGTTACTAGCATGGGGGATATAGTCGTTGAGCTAAATCGCGACCGTGCGCCCGTTACTGCTAATAATTTTTTATGGCTGGTAAAAAATAAAGAATACGATAATACTATCTTCCATCGCATCATAAAAAACTTCGTTGTTCAGGGTGGTGGCGTGGCTCCTGACATGACATCAAAACCAGATAACTACCTGATAGTTAACGAATCAGGTAACGGACTGACCAATGACTTTGGCACTATTGCCATGGCTCGAGAAACCGAACCTCATTCAGCTTCACGCCAGTTTTACTTCAACGTAAATCCCGAAGGAAATCGCAATTTAAATCCCAACTCTCGCAGATGGGGCTATACTGTGTTTGGAGAAGTAATAAATGGAATTGAAGTATTAGAGCAGATGGCCCAAGTTCACGTGGGTACTGACTCTAAAAAAGGTTGGGACGATGTTCCATTGACTAAAATTTATTTAAAGAGCGCAACTATTATTAATCCGTAA